CCCTGCACGACGGTGGGGCGCACGAAGTACCCGACCTCGTCGTCGAGGGTGCCGCCGACCAGCACGTCGAGCTTGCGGGACCTCCGCGCCCGCTCGATCGCGGTCCGGTGCTTGGCGAAGGCCCGGTCGTCGATGACCGCGCCCATGAAGTTCGAGAAGTCGGTGACGTCGCCCATGGTGATCGCCTCGACCTCGGCCAGGAAGTCGTCCTTCATCTTGTCCCAGACCGACCGGGCGACGTACGCGCGGGAGGCGGCGGAGCACTTCTGGCCCTGGAACTCGAAGGCGCCACGGATGAGCGCGGTGCGGACCACGTCGGGGTCGGCGCTGCTGTGGGCCAGCACGAAGTCCTTGCCGCCGGTCTCCCCGACGATGCGGGGGTAGGAGCGGTAGCCCTCGATGTTCTCCCCGACCGTGCGCCACAGGTGCTGGAAGGTCGGGGTGGAGCCGGTGAAGTGGATGCCGGCCAGGTCGGGGTGGCCCAGGGCGACCTCCGAGACGGCGATGCCGTCGCCCGGCAGCATGTTGATGACGCCCGGCGGGAGGCCGGCCTCCTCGAGCAGCTCCATGGTCAGGCTCGCGGCCAGCTGCTGGGTCGGCGACGGCTTCCAGATCACGGTGTTGCCCATGAGAGCCGGCGCGGTCGGCAGGTTGCCGGCGATGGCGGTGAAGTTGAACGGCGTGATCGCGTAGACGAAGCCCTCGAGCGGGCGGTGGTCGGTGCGGTTCCACACGCCCGGGCTGTTGGCGATCGGCTGGTCGGTGAGGATCTGCTTGGCGTAGTGGACGTTGTAGCGCCAGAAGTCGATGAGCTCGCACGCGGAGTCGATCTCGGCCTGGAACGCCGTCTTGGACTGCCCGAGCATCGTCGCCGCGTTGATCCGCTGGCGCCACGGACCGGCCAGCAGGTCGGCCGCGCGCAGCAGCACCGCGCAGCGGTCGTCCATGTCCATGTCGCGCCAGACCGACGCGGCCTCGGTGGCGGCCTTGACCGCGGCCTTGGTGTCGGCCTGGGTCGCGCCCTTGAACCGGCCCAGCACGTGCTGGTGGTCGTGGGGCTGCACGACGGCGTGCTCGGCACCGCCGCCGGCCTTCCAGCGACCGCCGATGTAGGCCTTGAGGTTCTTCTCGCGCCTCTCCTGGCGCTCGAGCTCCGCGGTCAGGGCCTCCCGTTCGGGGCTGCCCGGCGCGTAGGTCAGGTTCGGCTCGTTGGTGGGAGCCGGGGGGAACGTGATCGCGTCCATGCGCCCACGCTATCTGGCCCCTCAGCCGCCCAGGAGAGCCCCGATCT
This genomic window from Nocardioides anomalus contains:
- the pruA gene encoding L-glutamate gamma-semialdehyde dehydrogenase, translated to MDAITFPPAPTNEPNLTYAPGSPEREALTAELERQERREKNLKAYIGGRWKAGGGAEHAVVQPHDHQHVLGRFKGATQADTKAAVKAATEAASVWRDMDMDDRCAVLLRAADLLAGPWRQRINAATMLGQSKTAFQAEIDSACELIDFWRYNVHYAKQILTDQPIANSPGVWNRTDHRPLEGFVYAITPFNFTAIAGNLPTAPALMGNTVIWKPSPTQQLAASLTMELLEEAGLPPGVINMLPGDGIAVSEVALGHPDLAGIHFTGSTPTFQHLWRTVGENIEGYRSYPRIVGETGGKDFVLAHSSADPDVVRTALIRGAFEFQGQKCSAASRAYVARSVWDKMKDDFLAEVEAITMGDVTDFSNFMGAVIDDRAFAKHRTAIERARRSRKLDVLVGGTLDDEVGYFVRPTVVQGGDPTDEMFSTEYFGPILVVHVFDDADFETVGRQLESIAPYALTGSIIARDRRAVAWAQQELRFAAGNFYINDKPTGAVVGQQPFGGGRASGTNDKAGAAVNLLRWTSPRSIKETLVPPTDYRYPYMG